The following nucleotide sequence is from Nitrosopumilus adriaticus.
AAAATAATTACCCATAACTTTTTAAGACATTTTTTTCATAATAATAAAATATGAATTCAGAAGCCGAAACTATCTATGAGCGTGTTGCAAAACTAGAAGATGAAAATGCATTGCTTAGAACAGAAATTGATATTCTAAAAAAAGCATTTAGAAATAAAATCGCTCGTCACGAAATATCTATGATTAAGAAAGGTCATGATATAGATTCAATCATTGATTAATTTTTTGATTTTATACTTCTAATTAACTCTAAAATAAAATCTACATCTTCTGCGTTTGGATTAATTTCCAAATATTTATTCAAATATTTTAATGCAATTTCGTGATTTAACATTCTATCTTCTAGAATTCCTTTATCTCTAATGTCTTCGGGGGATTCGGGCTCTATTGCTAAAACCATGTTGACACATCGTAATGCCTTGTCGTAAACAAATGATTGAACATAAGAATTTTTTAGATTTCGAGTCATTCTAACTAGAATCTGTTCTGGTTTTACTTCATCTAGATATTCTGGCTGGAACTCTAACTCTCCTCCAAAATTCACATCTAAAATTTCTTGCAAGTCATCAATATCTACTAGCCTGCCATCATAGAATGGATCCAAAATCATTTCTTCGTTATATTTTACTAGTATGTGTCCTGGAAATCCTGCAATCTTTAGATCCAACCCGATAAACTTTGCAACTTCTACGTATAGGATTGATAAAGTAATTGGAATCCCTGATTTTTTATCAATTACTTCATTTAAGAAATTGTTTTTTGGATTATAGTAATCATCATCATCTCCACTGAATCCTAGATTTTCAAAGAGATGCTCATTTAACATTGAAATAAGATATGTTGGATTTTTTACATCATTAATTGACTCTTTGAGTGACATTCCTATCTTGCTAATTTTTTTGATGTAGTCATCTACATCTAGATCAGGATATTCGAGAATTTGTGCAAACTTTAGACATTTTTCTACCAAGTTAAAATTTGGATTTTTTACAAATGCAAACCATTCTGCTACAAGCGGATCGAATTTTTCTTCCAATTGATTAACTCAGTTTTTTTAGGTATAATTGAGGATCTTTTAACTCTCTTGTGTTTGGTGGAATTTCAATCATTTTTTTGAATGTGTCTTTGCCTAATTTCTCGTATACTGCTTTAGTGAAATCCTTTCCCATACTCTTTCTTACCTGGTAAGATGAAAAGTCAGTTCC
It contains:
- a CDS encoding SirB1 family protein — translated: MEEKFDPLVAEWFAFVKNPNFNLVEKCLKFAQILEYPDLDVDDYIKKISKIGMSLKESINDVKNPTYLISMLNEHLFENLGFSGDDDDYYNPKNNFLNEVIDKKSGIPITLSILYVEVAKFIGLDLKIAGFPGHILVKYNEEMILDPFYDGRLVDIDDLQEILDVNFGGELEFQPEYLDEVKPEQILVRMTRNLKNSYVQSFVYDKALRCVNMVLAIEPESPEDIRDKGILEDRMLNHEIALKYLNKYLEINPNAEDVDFILELIRSIKSKN